In Hyperolius riggenbachi isolate aHypRig1 chromosome 1, aHypRig1.pri, whole genome shotgun sequence, the genomic window atatagataagttaattggccttcccctaaaattggccctatactatgatacatgcactacacaatacatacatagacatataattatggtagtgattagattgtgagctcctctgagggacagttaaaggaacactatcgattaacatgttctttttagttgagataggaattgtttgggaagtgctgctaagtactggtgtatatatTTAACTGGTAACCTCTTTGTTTATTGTTATCaaatatcaaaatactttcacactttgctgacaccaaaactgatggcagaatgaaccatgaggggagggggaattcctctcacacttcatctgttaaccctgtgtgtgtgtgaaagaaagctctcagcagctgcagctcctgtgtcctgtgtctctgactgaagtgtctgaagagagcagaggaaatttaACTTGttgtaaacatttgtaattgtctgtgacagcacagcttttcatactttttttgctttcagagtaaaatactctgtagtctgatatgcaacactggctgtgcattgaagcagacaccccttctgtaaTTGATTTGTGCCAAataaagctaaatcctacacgcttttgcctctgatatttaacatgaaaagtaggaacatttttacactgctacttagacattattcgtACATTGTCATttcagaacacttggtttgatagtgttcctttaagtgacaagacaatatacactgtacagcgctgcggaagatgtcagcgatatataagtactaaataataataatgtcagcctccatatccctcttactacaggtgtcctttaagtgtaaaGGCAAACTTTGAAGGATTTTGAAGAATCAGAGTTAGCTATGAGTTTTCAGTCCCTTAGCCAGGTTTTGTGGGGtcgtgctgcagctgctgtgtatacaggatcttctcaaaaaattagcatattgtgataaagttcattattttctgtaatgtactgataaacgcttctgccgctgtttctggttcaaaagtggctttacctggggaatgcagcacctgtagcccatttcctgtacatgcctgtacatggtggctctggatgtttctactccagactcagtccactgcttccgcaggtcccccaaggtctggaatcggtccttctccacaatcttcctcagggtccggtcacctcttctcgctgtgcagcattttctgccacactttttccttcccacagacttcccactgaggtgccttgatacagcactctgggaacagcctattcgttcagaaatttctttctgtgtcttaccctctttctTTAGGGTTTCAattatggccttctggacagcagtcaggtcggcagtcttgcccatgattgcggttttaagtaatgaaccaggctgggagtttttaaaagcctcaggaatcttttgcaggtgtttagagttaattagttgattcagatgattaggttaatagctcgtttagagaaccttttcatgatatgctaattttttgagataggaattttgggttttcatgagctgtatgccaaattcatcaatattaaaacaataaaaggctttgaactacttcaattatgtgtaatgaatctaaatatatgaaagtctaaagtttatcagtacattacagaaaataatgaactttatcacaatatgctaattttttgagaagatcctgtatattgggGGTATTGTGGGTTAAAGCAGGAAAAATGGGTGCAGGAGCCCTTATAGGTGCCATGGGCGCCTATAATAAAAAACGCATTTTGCAGCATaagaaggaaatttgggtgcatggtgGCGGCCACTAGCAGGTGCCTCAGACTGCCAAATTTTACTTTCTTTGCAGCAAATCGCGGTtgctatgaaggtaaatttgggtgcctggaTGCGCTTGATTAGCGGCAAGAAGGGAAATATTTGCGGATAGCCTTGTGAATATCAAAATTGGCTTGTGAATAACAAAACTGCGGCATTGCATAGCGGGCATGGAGCAGTGAAGTGTTAACCTCTACTCTACCTAGCCtattaaccccttgtgtcacctgtaCATGGCCTAAAGATGTGTGCACACCTCTAATGACTGTCATCCATAGCTTTCAAATGTGATCGCTAGTGCACCAGTGCGAGGCCCAAactctgtacagatgcatcgctctgCCATTCCCTAGCAAAGCATATGTAAAGTATCGGAGACTCCCGAACTATCACCCAAGCCATCAGATCCCATCGCTTCAGACACGCAGGTTGGGTATAATGGTCCCACACATTCCCAACTAGTAATGAAGAAAGGCATATTTGTGTCATTTTAACTGGGAAGAGCTACAGAATAGATGTTGAGGTGTTAAATAGCAGTGGCACGTGTAACCTGAAAGTTAGGAGTtccctgaatgtgtcttgtttccATATGTTGATAACCTATGCTGGCCATGTGTATTTCAGTTGCAAGGGTTAGACGGGGCTTTGGGTTCAATAGAATGATCACATCCATACAAAACTAACTGACAAGATCAATTAACTGGGATAGTTTACAATCAAATGTGATTTATTTTATTGAATAGGAGAGCTGGAAAATTGAAACCGAATTGAGCTGAATAATTTAAGGCATTCAAATGGTCATTGTaatttatttgcatttttaaaaatcttgtgtaaaacatttttattagtttTCCAACATATAAATGAACAAGTCTATTAAACAATTGGTTCCCATGGTCTCCCCATGGTCCACCCCCAGTCAGAGTCAATGAGAATCCATGCAGTAGTGCATATACAGAAAGGTCTTTTGTGTGTATCATCCTTTCATATTTACATATTTATGTGGAAGAAGGAAAGCCAACATGTCCATACCTATAGCATTTCTTAATGAAGCCTCTGCCTTCATATATACTCTTATATGGGGCAAATCTGTATTCACAGAAGTCGTAAATCATGCCACAGCTGGGGCTGTGGGATTCTTCTAGAAGAGCCACCTTTCTCCTAGCATAAAATAGGCGCAATCTGGAAAAAAACTCTTTAATTAAAAGTTCTCCAAACAGGCCAAGAAGCATAGCCAAAGGAGTAAAAGGTAATTGTACATTGAGAACTCTAGCAAGGAGATCATTGATTTGGCTCCAAAAGTTTAGAATTCCAGAGCATTACCAGAAAATGTGGAAGAATCGTGCTCCTGATATACCACATCGACAACAGGGCTCAGAAGTAAGGGTACCAAATTTGAAGTGCCTATAAAGTATAACATGTGTCTTGTACAGGAATTTAAGAGCACTCCATTTTTGACAAGCTGGGATAGGTAAGAGACGACCTCCAGCCATTCCTTCTCAGTCATATCTTGGGTATCACGTTGCCAGGCTAGaaggagtttttttttaatgccttgTGTCActagtctatctatctatctatctatctatctatctatctatctatctatctgtggcCATCAGAACAGTATCATAAGTGTATTGTGGAGATAACATCTGCAGCCATTGTTCCTTCCCACATATCAGAATCTGTTATAGAAAATATTTACCGATTCTGataattatttttaaatgtaatgaaAGTACATGAAATTTTAAGAGCTGCTTCCTGTGATACTCAAAGCAAACTCATGTAAACAGAGTATAAAACAAAAAGGTAAAAGTAATTGTAAGAACAAGTTCCTTAAGTCATTTTGAGCATTTGAAAACACCAGTAATGTGTAATTAGAACATTTGGCGTACTTGTTTAAAAATATTCACATCCAGGTATTCCCTCAGGAAGGCGTTTGTAATTCCCAGTATGGCAAAAGCAAGTAACAGGAATAAGGCGACCAGGGTCAGATAAAATCCTGGGAGTCTGAAAATGAAGCCATAACATAGCATAATAAATAATTTTACAGTGTAACAAGCCGTGCAGAGAAATATAATCAAGTGTACAGTGCAGGAACACAGGCAAGATTTATCAAAACCAATGCAAGCAAACTGAAAAGCGATGCAAAGCAAGTTCAAAAGTGGAGCAGTTGCTCAGGGTGACCAACTAGAATAAATGATCTGGGCATCTTTTCCACTTTTTGCTTCAATTTTTCTTGTACTGGTTTTGGAAAAATCTAGCCTAATATTTTTTCAATTCCTACTTGTGCATGTTTTCCTGTGATAAGTCACATGATGCAGCCACAAGAACAATTACTTCTGCTGATTTCAGAGGGCGTTGTTAGGATCCTTGAAGATCCAGGGTACCCCTGGGCACCAGGAAGGATGACGTAAgcagaaagtgggcgtggccatgatggcTTGTGGGCGTCCTAATGTATATGAACCTTGTAACAGTATAATTGAAAGACAGTGGGCCTGCTTACTCAGCTAAgctttggatgaagccccctcttttaatagcaggaggagaccttgtccatggtagtggtggatagggcaggggtgtggaggtatggGGTAAATAATAATatggacaatggtgtacaccaatacacaaaatacataagtagagacaaaatacaaaaatgatacaaaatacagaatataaaatacagaactggtaatgacagtgataaaagtaacatgatgaataaaatgtataatgatttccaagacacaatagAGGGATAGAGCCCTGCCCTAGTGAGCTTCCATTCTAAAGGGagtggggggaaaacaagaggcgGGGTAGAATACAACAAACATATGGAGGCAGTGTGTTTAGGatccctagtaggagtgcaatttggtcttaggacaaaagaaagtggcctaaggtagagcatatgcttgtcgaaacaagtgagtttttagagagtgtttaaaagtaacaaaggttggcgagtgacagatgtgttgtgggagggcattccagaggaggggtgaagcgcgttcaaaatcttgtaagcgtgaatgtgaggagacaATTTTAGAGGAGGATAACAGAaggttatgtgcagatctgagattgcgaatgggtttgtatctggaaattagtgaggatatataccggggagagattgtggagagctgtaggttagggttaggagtttgaactgaatcctctggttaattggcagccagtgaagagcttgacagagaggggcagcagaggaagatcgagaagaaagatgaataagacgagcagctgagttcagtactgactggtgTGGGGTCAGTCTGTAAGAAGGtaatccacaaagtagtatgttgcagtagtccagaagggatattataagagcatgtattaacattttagttgtgtcttgagggagaaaaggtcggatgtgagatatgtttttgagttggagatgacaggagctggttagggagtgaacaagaggaataaaagagagagatgagtcgaatattacccccaagcaccgtgctttggaatctgacgttatgggagtgttattaacatttattgttacttcaggcagagaggtggacaaatgattatttctgttttactcatattacatTTTAAGAAGCAAGAAGACATGAaggggatatagcagacaagcagtcagaagCAAGTGTGAGGAggcagttaaggtctggggctgagaggtacagttgtgtatcatctgcatataggtggttttGAAACCCAAataagttgattaagtcaccaagaccgtgcatgcagatggaaaagaggagagggccaaggacagagccttgaggcaccccgacagacaaagcatgaggagaagagatctgatctgagtaagagactgtgaaggacctttcaGAGAGGTAGGAAAATAACCATGAGAGAGCAAGACCCTTTATgcttgcatacagatgatagttataaCCAATGGtgcagataaccttgccaatggaggatgtttaTAGGGAGAACAGAGACGAGCTTTGGGGGACTCCCacggagaggtggttgggggtggctgAGGGCTCaaagaaggaggtcgtgaagaagCGGTTGGATGAGACCCAGGCCAGGGCAAGGTTATGAATGCCCAtgcactggagggactggaggagtaggggatggttCACTGTGCCAAAagttgctgaaaggtcaaggaggaggagaatggtgtatttgccttcagcttcagctaaggcaaggtcatttacCTCTTCTGTAAGAgcggtttcggttgagtgggcaggctgaaATACAGATTGCAGTGGGTTCAGTAGGCAGTTggtattgaggtactgggtcaggcgtttgtgaaccagacgctcaaggagttttgaggcaaaggggaggagagagttagggcagtagttggagggtagtgaggagTCGAGGGAAGGTTTCTAGAGCAGggttagtacagtggcctgcgtgaagtctgaggggaaggtgcctgtgaatagggagaggttaaacagggcagTGAGGACTGGGGTCAAAGCCAGGAAGTGAGGATGGGTTAAGTCAGAAGAGACAGGGTCAAggatagtggtatgggaagtctgcagtaggtggttgacttcctcaacgGTAGTAGGAGTTAAGGAGgtaaggggaggatagggtggaggaggcgcTGGTTGGGAAGCAGTGGAAGGTGAGGAATGAAGGCtgcatatttcctgacggatgtagacaattttgttggtgaagtgggtggctaaatctgtggcagagagggaagaAAAGGAGAAGGGTGGGTTGGTTTAagtagggagttgaaagtggaaaAGAGACagtgggggttggaagcttgtgctccgatgaacttggtgaagtattcctgctttgcatcagcaagggcagtgtggaaatacagcaggttagccttgtactggtttaaaggttattatgctgttgcgtatcttttaaaacagagaggaagatctgagttcaggtccgctttaacaggtcGTATCCACCTATGTTCTATATGGAGGATTTATTGGGGAAGGCAAAGCATTTAATTTAAATTGATGACttatgatttaaagaggaactccagtgataatgtaatgaaaaaagtgcctaatgtttacaataattatgtataaatgatgctgacatcacactgtgtgggaaggatttcaccacaatatcagccatacaaagccccctgatgatccgtttgagaaaagaaaaagatttctcatgggaaagggggtgtcagctactgtatgggataaagtttaatcctTTGTTACGGTTTCTATTTAAAACTCAAAAATGAGTATTAAATGGTaatgctgtaaaaaaaacaaccatgGTTCTTACCTGTTCGGAGCAGCTGATACGTAGCCTTTGAAGTAGATGTGGCGAGCGAATATATACAACAAACCAAAGACTGCTGCAACTTCTGGAAGACAATCCACACATGCAGAAATACTAAGTAAACTTTAATCATTCCAATACTGCtatgttttcattttattttgaaGATGTAAAGGAAAATTGATGTGTGCTGCCACTCTTTGTCACTCAGATGTCTGTTCCACCCAATGTACTCACCTATGTTCACAGCTCTGCTCCATATTAGAGGTGCACAATGGGACAGAGTTGTCACCCATTCCCATTGAATCTGGACCATTATTTCCAATCCTTGGAGGTGGGAATAAATCCAAAATGATTGGGGAGTGGTGAAGCTTCTGCCCCCTCACACCTCCATTCTACACAGTGGATTCTCATTCCATATCCTACAAGAGTGCATAAGGcatattaacccccttgccattccaaacccagggctcgctacatgatagccgctgacaagcggcatccccctacctagttcgatcgccgccggcgatctttgcaagcaggaaatcccgttcagaacggaatttcctgcagggcttcccccgtcatcatggacgtcgggatgtcagagggaatcccaatccacccctaagcgctgcctggcactaattggccaggctgcgcaaggggtctgaagGGAGGGGCCGCGCGGCGGGcagtggcgaatcggcggcgagcgggatatgcacgcagctagcaaagtgctagctgcgtgcagtaaaaaaaaaattgtgaaaatcggcccagcggggccggacaagtccttctgcgcaggttaccctgagctgagctcgggataaccgccggGAAGCCATTACTGAGGGAAGgcctaggagaagagccaggacgccgtcgtgggacctcccgacctacactgggctgcagaaagcccaaggtgagtaccaatttcatttttattttgagctcggagtccctttaagtaaaattAATGAAATATTTAACTTCTTACATGTGTTTGCTTGATACGGACCTGGAAAGTCAGTTGCAGCATTTCGAAGTTCCCCAGAAATCTAATGGCATAGGACTTCAAATTATACTGATAGTCCAGAAGATGGAGAGTGGGGCTTTACTACTGATATGCATTTTGTAAATTTCAAATAATAGCCAGTTTTCTGGACTGGTTTTTCCTGGGTCTCTGTTTGGTGATGTTTTGGCCTATAGTAGTACCAGACGGTGGCCACATTAGCTGCATACCTGGTTGTCCTGCAAGGCAACCGTGGATCGCTGGTTCTGGTTAGGCAGAAAACCTTAACTTAAGCCAGCAGTTGTCTTTTAAGGTATTAACGCATGTAGGAGCAAGTATAGTCGCTTAGTCACGGTACCCAGAGTATACCCcccctttcttttcttttctttcattTAGTCACAGTTTTTATTGGTGGGTGGTGGTCATGCACTGAAGGCTGATTCCTGATGAATTCCATGCTaatattgattgggaatcggccttgtgacgctgcaACCGCCGCCTCACCGGTATAATGCTGCCCCCCAATGTAAAACGTGCCCCCCGGTCATACACGCACACCCACATTACTCTGGCAACCATGTGGGCCACGTGCATGCTGATTATGGACAGAGCCCAGAGCCAACAGCGtacacagacaggtaaagtataccgcacaaggcacgggggggggggggggggaattttacaTTAAGGGGAACAGCGGCGGGAGTTTTGTTGCATTTATTGCTCGTCCCATTATCGCTTGCCATCACCACCACGCGACGactcgacatcttgcagcatgtccaaccgaTGCCACCAACATTAGACCGAAATTGATAGATCAGGCAAGTTGatacatgtgtggccaccttcaaatAGTAAGTACTTGTAATTTGATGTTTGGACATGTTATTGATCCAACATGCCCATTTCTTATCTTATCGCAAGGAAGCATGAGGGAAGGGGGTGCCAAAGGCAGCTGCAGTAAATGACAGAGGTTCCTATACATTTGTTCTGTATCATTCAATACAAAGCTAGCAGCTGTTGAAATCTTGTCCAGTATCTAATGATATTAAACAAAAGGATCAGGAATATATCAGTTATTTCAACAACAGGAGGGGGTGTGCATCAAGCACCAAGTGAAACCTGatatatctggctttgcaaacttgGCCTAATTGGCTCAATCAAGAGGCATTGCTCGTGCAAATTTGCATTTTCTTttgcttgccagaatatgcaggccAGGTCTTACAACTAATTACACCACAAAATTTTGCCCTGCGGGGATTAGTCCGCACCTCATGTAGCACCTTACCAGGGGCATCGCGAGGAGGTCCTCCATGCCCCCATGAAACAGGGAGCCGCAtaagcgaaagcaaatgcaaatttgcatgagcaatgcctcttgATTAAGCCTGGGGGATTCGTAGGAGCAGTTAGATACTTTCTATAGCAGCCAAacagttttaaaggacaactgaagtgagagggacatggaggctgtcatatttatttccttttaagcaatacacatTACCTGGGTATCCCGCTGActttctgcctctaatccttttaacCAGCATATGCAAAAAATCAATTTAGTTTCTTTTTGGGATAGCAATCTAATACAATTGTTTCCCCTCCAGGGGTATTGGAACTTTTCCATTCCTCAAAAGTGTAAATGGATACCATATATATGAACTGTAACTGAGTATTAGGATTAAGATTGATATATGGATTGTAGATGTATGGTTGTTTATAATCAAGACCAATCGAGATAAAGATTGTATATGTGTGGAAGTAAGGAACCGATATGACAGAGATTTGAGATATATAATGATACATTGGAGTATAGGACCAGAATATAGAGCTGGATATTAGGAAACCTTCTCCACAAATGTTTATTGGTTTATGGACTTATATGTAACCTAaagactgcttttttttttatagatttgtaTGTAATCAAATGTAACCCAAAGGCTCCCAGCTGTTAACATCTGCCGGGCTGATAACGCTGTTTTTACACTATATCATTTTCCTCATTTGGGAGTTAAACACATTTGTGCataattttctattttttttttaattttttctcctcTTTTTAAACTTGATTTTAACAATTAGATGTGTATTTTCCCCTGGTTGGCCAGCGGAGGTAGTAACACCAATGTTTTACCACGCTGGAACGCACAAGGATAATAAAGTTTAATTGATGGGAGGGCGTGATGTAGCTTAAACCAACCACATGTCGCtgagctatgtaaatacatagagTCGCTGCAGccccgagcccctgatgagtcacgtgtgagtgacgaaatcgatagggcggaggaTGCAGGCAGgcaactagagatgggaagttcggatcttttcaatgatccggatgattcaaaatcggatcattgaaaagatccggatctttgatccgaatctcggatcattttactaccgaagcattcgggggtgaaatgaatagcaggacaggtctttccctgctgtggacaggagaaggagaggggggtggatacacagagaaggggagaagatggacagagggcagggagtggacagagaagggaggagggacgagcagagagcagaaatgtttgcttgcacacaatacccacatgctgcaatcatatgctttacatgtatttcacctatatgctatatgctcatctgtgtactttgaatgcaaatgtcgcacagtgaaagaaagcattccccaaagcattcccagaagtaaagtgcagctgtttagagcagtgcaggaggatcatattgcgctgcaatcacagtgcctgcaaaggtactgagctgtgctgagctgagccaaaagcttccaatgtgttcactgtgcacaactacggaacagacagcctataatcagcagcacgttatagccagtatgtgtgctctacacatatctggcagtggcacccatgtcccctctctctcatctacctgtctccctgcaaggctggctcccatccaacagagcgatccatctcagctctgcttccaggaccccgctgcccgctgagaggggggcgtgtcgctcctggtcccgccccttttgcgaaccgaatcactcattttgatgattcggatgattcgactcacaaaatagattcggatcaaagatccgaatcattcatgatccggacaacactgcaggcaactggcatggggaGAAGCTGAGTGGAGGATACTGGCGGAACTTTGGGAACCCAAACAGTCAGCCTGGGAGACCGAGCGGGGGAGAGCCCACAGCAAAAACTCTATGCTTGGCTAAACTTTGCTCagcattttttaatacattttaaggtTTTGAGTGATACCTGTGCAATGAGGATTGAGGAATATTTATTTCTTTGAGGCAATATATGGATAAGCACTTTAAAGGGAGACTACTGGCTGTGGTGACTGCTGCAAGATGGGAGTGACACGAATAGGCGAAGGAAGCCTTTGAATATTCCAAATGCGCATTTAGACCATTCTCAGTGGTGGTCCAACAATTTTGGTGAGTCACTCTCCacgtggtgttggtggtgggagtgacatGACTTAAACAGCGCTGGTCAAATATATTTCTAGTGTTTGAAGAGGAAGAAAACTCGGCCTGGGACTGTAGCGCTACTTGAGCCCTGAAAGGGATCATTTTTATTGAACTAAATTGTGTGTCAAAGGACTTTTGCATCTGGTTCCTATGGTCCACTTATTGATTGTGATAGCCGCTGGATTTGCAAGGTGTGGTAATCGGTTGTTTTACTAGGTGGATATACAATTGCATAGTAGAAAAACTCTGATTTAGTAGCGTCGTGTGGCAGCTGAGACTATGATTGCATGAGAATTGTTAGAACATTTGTAAATTTTTTGCCATCTGTTCTAGCTATGGAGAGTTCCTCCCACTTCCTGCCCCACTGACAGAGCCACAGTGGTATCTCTCTAACTGGATCTACATCATAAAAAGTGTCTGccccttaaaaaaagaaaacaaaaaaatgtgcatTACCTTCATAAAAGTATGTGCCGGCCACCCAAAGAACAACCAGAAATACCGGATAGAACTCTACACAATTTTGCCTGGAAAGAAGAGAATTGTTGTGAGTAATCATGTCGTTTTCATTGCAACAATAACAGTCATTGTTGTATTACGTACGTCTATAGTAGATGGTGAATGCATTGACTCGGTCACATACTGCATGGATGATGGAACAGATTTCCTAGCATTACTCTCGGTTGGAGAACACAGGAGAACTTAAATTATCCTGTAGATCTCTGGACTGGATTGTTAAAAACATGTCTTTTAATGAATGAATAGAGGCTGTAAGGCTGTAACCTTTGCCTGGGTCACAGTCAGCAGTGCTGGTATGTTACTGTATATATTAGTGTTACTGCATGAATATGCCAAGATCAAGAGTTAATGAGCCTGGATCACTTGGGAAGATTGTAAAAATAAATCTAAAACATATACTTCACAAATCAACCCTACACTctacagcagtggttcccaaccctgtcatcaagtaccaccttttttgtggaaatccacagaggcagttaatcagctctgctgagacaataATTACCTCacgtgtgaatgtttgtggttttctgcaaaacatgcactacagggttgggaagccctgctctACTGGGTCACAGCACTTCCTCCTCAAAGAGCTAGTTGGATTCATGAAAATTTCTATTTTATTTTCAAATTCCTTTGAACCCAATACATACTTGAAGGGAAAACTGGCATTTTGTTTCCAAGTGACCATCTCACAAGTCCATTAGTATCTTACTCTTGATATTTTTTGCTATATGC contains:
- the LOC137546908 gene encoding microsomal glutathione S-transferase 2-like, with the translated sequence MGDHVILVAIVSLISACQQGYYARLVGRSRMKHKIMPPAVTGPPEFERTYRAQQNCVEFYPVFLVVLWVAGTYFYEEVAAVFGLLYIFARHIYFKGYVSAAPNRLPGFYLTLVALFLLLAFAILGITNAFLREYLDVNIFKQVRQMF